The following nucleotide sequence is from Haliscomenobacter hydrossis DSM 1100.
TTTCAACATTTCCCCAGCCTGCCCTTCGGTATAAATCCGCAAATAATACAAACCAGATGGAAGTGTACCTACTTCGACTTCTGCTTGTGTACTTCCTTCATCCAGGTTCTGCCGCTGGGTGATTTTGCCATTCAGGTCCAACACCTCGAGGGTGATTTTGCCCGTACCCAGGTTGTTGCCCAATTGAACGTTGAGTAAATCTTTGGTCGGATTGGGGAAGACCGCCGAGCTTTGCAAAGCACTTACGGCATTGCTACCACAGCGCTTGACTTCGAAGGCTGCTCCGGCTACGTCCAGCCCGGCGCAAATGCTGCCACCACCTTGTACCAGTAAGCCATTCACATCAAATCCCGTTGTTTGACCTAGTTTCACGATGCTCAAATCCAGCGTAGCCGGGTTGTAGGTCAGGGTATGGATGCGGTATTTGCCTTCGCGGTTTACAAAAAACTCTGGGCCATTGGTATTCACCGCCCGAATGACCAGGCTATCGCCTTCGGTCAATACCCACAGCGAACGGTAACCGCGGGGGCCACTGGGCTGATGCAGGATGCTCGCTTTGAGTCTGACTGGGCGTATGCCACTCAGACAAGTGTTTGGTTGCGGTACAATGCGACCGGTATTTACCTGGCAAGGGCAATTTTTTACACTAAAAGGTGCTCCGGCCACATCCAGTGCAGCACAAATGGCACCTCCGCCCTGGATGAGCAGGCCGTTGACGTCTACACCCGTAGTCTGACCAAATTTGACAATGCCCAGATCCAAAGTCGCCGGGTTGTACACCAGGGTATGGATGGTGAATCGCCCTGTATCACGTACCGTGAACAAAGGTAGGTTGTTCACCTGCTGAATCACGAGATTGTTGCCTGAAGTCAACACATACAACAAGCGGTAACCTGTTGGCACTGTTGGCAACTGGCGAATGCTGGCGGCAAGTACTGCCTGTCCGTTTTGCAGACAAGCTGAACTGCCGAGCGGATTTAAAGTACCTGCACTGGCTTTGCAACAAATCGCCGTAGATACGTCAAATTTCGCTCCAGCTACATCGAGCGAAGCGCAGATCGAGCCTCCGCCCTGGCGCAATAATCCATTGACGTCAAATCCGGTGGTGACTCCCAACTGTACAATCCCTAAATCCAGGGTGGCCGGATTGTATACCAGGGTGTGAATGGTGTACTTGCCCGCAGCATTTACGGTGAAATTAGGGCTTGCCCCTGCACCGACAATCACCAAACTGTCACTGCGTGTAAGTACATACGCTATCTGATAGCCAGCTGGTACGATGGGACGAGATCCTTGAATGGCTCTTAAATTGGCCGAACCGGATTGCAAACAACCATCGGTCAATGGGCGTAGTGTTCCCGCATTGGCAGTGCAAGGACAAATCTCTACGTTAAATTTCGCTCCAGCTACATCCAAGGCGGCGCAAATGTTGCCCCCACCTTGCCGCAATAGACCATTGACCGCTACACCAGTCGTGACCCCGAGTTGCACAATGCCCAAATTCAGGGTAGTTGGGTTGTATATCAGCGTGTGGATGGTATATAGGCCAGGCGCAGTGACTTTAAACTCTGGTTTTGCACCAGCATTGATGATGACTAAGCTGTCACCACGCGTCAGCACATACACCACCTGGAAGCTATCAGGTACCACGGGTGCGGTGGCTACAGTGGCCCGTAAGGTAAGGGTGTCCCCATCCAGGCAGGCGCGGGTTTCTGGGCGTAGGGTTCCCGCACTGGCAAAACAGGGTTCTTCACAAGCGCTAAAGCTGAACTTGGCTCCAGCTACATCCAAGGCCGCGCAAATGTTGCCGCCACCCTGAACGAGTAAGCCGTTGACGTCAAATCCTGTGGTTACACCTGGTTGTACAATACTCAAATCCAGTGTACTAGGGTTGTATACCAGGGTGTGAATGGTGTAATTGGCATCGGGAGTTACGCGGAAGTAGGGAAAGCGGCTTACGCCCTGGATAACCAGGCTATCTCCTTTGGTCAGTACATAAAGGACTTGAAATCCGGTGGGTACGGTGGCTGCTACCACTTGCGTGGCTTGGATACTGGTAGTGGCGCCCGTTTGGCACATTTTGAGTTCGCCCAAACGACCGATGCCAGCGCGGCAACTGTTTTGGGCCTGGACTGAGGTAGCAATACTAAAGCTGAACAGGGTTAAAAAAGGCTGTAGGCAAAGCTTCGCCAGCCTCTTGAATTGAGGTGAACTTTCTGATTCATAATGGTTTTGGTTTTTGAAAATATGTTTTTTCTAACTAAGAAGGACTGAGATTGTTGACGGAAAAAAGGGAGAAACAGCGATTTTGTCAGATGGCTGACTTAGGTCCAATATTGCTTGAACAAAAAAATAAACAAGGTTCTAGTGGTGAATAAATTTTAAATAGTCGGATACAACTTCTTGAGTTTGATTCGGGCTTTCTCAGTGGTGAATTGCCAATTTGCTCCTTTCCGGAGCTGATTTTGCGCAATCTCCCAAATTTTAACTGCTCCTTCCACCTCCTTTTTGCTTTTGAAGGGTTTGTCCAAAGCATCACGTCCCACCAAAGCAAATTGTATTTCTGCCATGTTTAACCATGACCCGTGTTTGGGGGTATACACAAAATCCATCCGATCCACGTAAGCTTTGGCCTGAGCAGGTGGAAATACTTTGTAAAAATTTTCTGGCTTGTGGGTGACAAAATTATCCATCACCCAGGTTACCTTTTTAGCTTCTTGGTATTGGGTATCCATTTGAGCGGCCATGAAATTTACCCAAGTCGTGGTCGTATGATCATCCTCAATGGTCATTTCCCGATGGCCAGCGAGAGGTTCGAATGCCACGAATAATTCCGCAACGCCCAAACGCACATATTCTGAATCTTGTAACCTACTTCCATCTGAGATCGTAATTTGCTTGTAGTCAATTATTTGCTTTGGAGACTCATCCATGCAAACTACTGGAAAGTCAGCGTCGTATGGTCTTTCGTAAACATCCAATACCTTTTCCATTTGGTACACAAAAGCAGCACTTGATTCTGCTGGTATCACGTATTGCGCTTTTTTGAAGGGCTTAAGTTCATTTTTTTTAACAATTTGCTGATCGACATTTTAGAGATCGATTCTACTATCTCTAATTCCACTAAGCAATCTGCCAACATTTGCAATTTCCACCGAGGCGCATCATTGGGTGGCGATTGACAAAGCAGCGCAATGAGATGCGCTTCCGCTCGCGCATCTATCTTTTTATCACTCCGCGTTTTTCTTTCTTTGGCTTCAAACAAAGACATCCCTTCATCACAGAATGCTTTTTTTACTCGCTCCACTGTTCTTGCCGTGCTCTGGTACCTGTCTGCTACGTCCGTCATTCGTGGTGGTTTTCTACCTTCACTTTCATCACTATTGAGTAAAATATGGCAATATTGGATGTGTTGGGCTTTGCGCTTGCCTGTCTTTATCCAATCCAGCAGCGTTTCCCGCTCTTTTTTACTCAGGTGTATTCTGTATCTTGCCTTCATTTTTTATAGCAAAAATACACAATTTCTAAAACTGCGACAACTTAGAATTTATCCACCACTAGCACTTATCCTTCGTTTGATGCTTCACCCATTGCCAGGCTATTGCAATGCAGTAGGATTTCTTGCAAGGCCGCGCCCTTAGACCGCAGAGGGTCAATCGCTTTGACCAAATTTGCCCTTAAAAAATAAAGTTCTTCCCGTTGGTATTTTTTGGAACCTTTGACCAGGTCATTTTTAATCAGCACCTCTTGCTGCTGCTGTTTGGGATTGAACCAGCCGTTTAGCTCGGAACACTGATGGCATACTCCATTTTTATTGATCAAAGCACAACGATGATCAAATATTTCTGCCATTATTTTCCGGCCATCCTGCAACAAGTATTTGACAACCCCCTCGGTTTTGCCCAGAATGATGCAAATTTCTGCAACAGAAAAATCATACAGATCTTTCAATAGGACGGCAATTTGATTTTCAATGGGCAGATTTTTGCCAATGCAAGTGAAGCAGGTATCAATGTGCTCCTTCATCTCATACCGCGCATCCGCTGCGCTTTCATGAACTTGTACAATCTTTGCGCGCAAATCTTCGTTTTCCAATACCAATTTTTTCGCCTGTTCACTCACATCTGCTGTCCAGCGTTTTTGCCTTTGTAAGTAATTGTACGCCAGGTGGGTCGCGATTTGGAAAACCCAGGTTTTTAAAGATGACTCGCCCTTAAAGGTCGACAATTTATCAAATGCCTTGATGAAGGTATCATGCAGGATGTCTTCCGCATCATTGCGATTGGCTAAAAGTCGGTACAAATAGGATTTCAATTGTGCTTGAAATCCGATAAAAAGTTCCTGGAATGCATTGATGTCACCCTGTAAAGCCTGTTTTAAGGTGGTGTCTTCCTTCATTTTATGAATTTTTCAAACGTTTGAAAGCTGGGTACAACGAATTCCCTGCACCCAGCTTGAACCAATCCTGCATAGGTTTTAACGAGGGATCAATACTACTTTGCCCGTCGTTTTGCGCGATTCGATTTGACGATGAGCTTCCACAGCATCGCGCAATAAAAACGTATGTGCGGTCGAAATATTCAATTGCCCTTGAACCACCATTCCGATGACGGCACCTAATGCCTCTTGCCAAACATCAGTTTTATGGGTAATGAAATGCGCCAGATTAAAACCAATTTGACTCAGGTTTTCATCTACAAAATATTCAGGATGAATCGTGCCCTGGATTCCGCTGGCGCAGCCATAAATGATCAATTGTCCGCCCGGAGCCAAGGATTTTACAGTTTCATCATACACATCGCCCCCCACCATTTCAAAGGCAAGATCTACACCTTTTCCATCATTCTGATTTTTAAGCTCCAGGCTCCAGTTGGGCTTCGAGTAGTTGATGAGCACATCGGCTCCGTTAGCTTTGGCCACGTCCAGTTTTTGATCAGAACTGCTGGCGGCAAACACTTTGGCATCGCTCATTTTAGCCAATTGCACCAATAAAGAACCAACACCTCCCGCCGCCGCGTTGATCAATACAGACTTACCTTTTAAATCTTTGGCTACCTGTGCAATCATCAATTGAGCGGTGGAACCTTGCACAAAAATAGCGGTTGCTGCTTTGGCATCCAACTGCGGAGGAATTGGCACACAATATTGGGCCTGGGCAGTCACACATTCGGCGTAGCCCCCACCAGAAGGAAGTATGGCCAGCACTCTTGCGCCCACAGTATAAGGTGCGGCAACACCTTCGCCTACCGCAATGATTTCACCCACTGCTTCTGAGCCCAATACATAGGGTAGGGGAGTGGGCATAAAATACTGGTTTCGCCTGCGCAGGGTATCGGAATAGTTTACACCGATGGCTTCCGTTTGAATGATGACTTCGCCTGGTTTGGGCTGGGGAACGTCGGCTTCAACTAGTGTTAGCACTTCTGGTGCGCCATATGCGCTGATAAAGACTTGGTCGAATTTGTTTGTCATACTGTATGAATTTTGATTGATGCAGTTGTGACAAACGAGGGAATGGAAACGGATGAAAAAGTTGAATTTTTGTTCCTTATTCTTTACCAATGGAGACGGCAACAATCTTCCCTTGCTCATCCACATACTCAAGATTGATGACATCCTTTTGGGTGTATATTCTGCCCATGATCAATTCACAGTCAAGCTCCGGTGTCCTTTTGGAAAAGTCAACCCCTTCGAAGCGCTGGATTTTGTAGCCATTCTTTAGGCCAAGGCGGGCTGCGGGAGAGTTGTTCCAAATCATGCCGATGGAGTAATGGTCTTCTTTGGGAACAATATTTAGCCCTTGTGCAATATCGAATTGTTCGACTTCGATTTGAGTCTTTCCTTCGTAGCCTTGAAAATAAAATTGTTGGTGCAGGTAGTCCACTGTAATGATCCCGTATTCACCAAGACCGATTCCAATCCTACTGTCGGTTTGCTCCTCCCCAGGAATGGAGTTGGCATTTAATAGATGGGTATTTCCAATACCAATGGTATCAAAACTAAATAGCCTAAACCATTGTGCTTGCTGAGAATCAGTTATTGACATTATCATTTTTCCTTCTCCTACATTGATCAATCGAGCAACCTGATTTTCCAAGGGAATGGCCGAGTCTTCTTTAGAAATACAAACTACCGATTCATCACCTGTATCAAAGAGGGCTGCAATTCGGTGGCCCTTGCCCAAAGAGAATTCGATGTACGGATTGCTTTGTTTCCAATTCAGTGCAAGGGGTGTTTGGGAATGTCCTTTTAAGTCCAGTTTTTTCAGTTCATTGCTCAAAATCAATTTTCTTGCCTGCAAGTCAATTTGTAGGATGCAATTCCGAAAGGCATTGCTTCCGATTATTCCAGCTACCCCCCAGCATTTGAGTATTTTATTGGTTTCTTCGGGCAATACAAAAGCCGGAATATTCCTGAATGTAACTTGCCCAAGATTAAAGGACTTTAGCTTAATTCGGCCTAAATGAACAACTCCACCTACCGCATCGGTGAGTTTTTCATTATGGCTTATTTTGGCATCCATTTCCTGATGTAAATCTTCAAATATTGTACAGGGTGCCCCCGTATCCAGAATGAATTTTCGCGGTTTGTCCCCTATTTCAAGCGTGACTACCATCTTCCCCAGGATGAATTCAAAGGGGATGGTATCGTGAAAAGTATTTTCTACTACCCGACCTTTATTCAGGCTACTTTGTGATTGGAGGCCACAATTCCAGAAGAGCAACAACAATAGTGGCAGCAGTCGATTGATCATCTTTAATTAGGTTTTGGTTTACAAATATTTCAACTAAAACTTTACTATTTTGTATACTTCCGATTGTACGATTGATTATTTATTTCAACATTTGTGTTCCGATTCTGTTCGCAGCATGGTAAGAACCTGATGTACTGCGTTTATCCCCATTTTCCTGCATTCCTGTAAATTGAGTTTCCTGCCTGCTGCAAATGCCACATTTTTGGATCATAAAACGATACCAAGATGTTTGCATTTACCAGTGATACCCTTGTTTGGAAAGGCCAGGACAAGCATTTTCAACTCTTTAGCGGGGAAGAGTTGCTCCTCGACTTGCGGTATTTGACATCCGGCGAACAGGAATGCCGCATCAACGGGCGCAGTTTTTTCTTTGAACGCAGGGGCTTCTGGAATCCCATTTATCAGGTGTGTGAAGATGGGATTCAGGTGATGCGGATGCAACATCAATTTTGGGGCAGCAAAGCCCACATTACCTTCGCTGCACTGGATGAACCCCTGGAAATGCGCTACAAGAACGATCCTCAACTCAGTATTGTCATCAGTAAAGGCACGGAGCAAATCATTCGTTACGCGCTTCAACTTGGTTTGCAAAAGCCTCCTTTTCGCATCGAACTGGGAAATTTTATGCTGGAAGTAGATCAATTGTTGCTGCTCCTGACGCTTTGCTTCATCCTGACCAAAGACATCGTCAGAGAATACCATGGGGCCCAAGATGAGTTGCTCCTCTTGCTTTAAGCTACGGCTTGAATTTTAATGCATTTATCTATTGTTTCGGTTTTTCAAAAATTGAGTTGCATCTGTAAGGCCAACTCACCCTTCCGACTGGTTTCTTGCGCAGTACTGGAATTGTCGCCAAAAGCACTGACCCCTTGGAATATTGGACGATTCCGATACTGGGCAGTAAGCTTCAATCCATTGCCTGTAATCAGCCAGTTTACGCCTAGCTCATAGAGGTGAACAGGGTCTTGAAGGGCTTCGAATGTTGAATGTTGATAGGTGCCAAATAAACCCCAACGCGTAGCTTGATTGATAAAACCCTTAGGCAATAAGTACCCGGTCAAAAAATAAAAGGTATTTCCCGTTCCAGCTGCTGGAATTGCAGCTCCGGGGCCATTGATTGAAGTAAGGTTTGGCGTGGCGCTTACGGTTTGATTGGTACCGGATACGGTGTAAAAATTGTCCCCCAAATTGGTATAAAAATACCCCGTGTAGATGTTGATTCCATCCAATTTTGACGAAAATCGATAAGCGAGAAAGGCATCTGCAGCAAAACAAAAAATGTCCTTTGAATCCGCAGATTTCAACAAAACAGGATTGGTCTCGCTGGCAGGCATCGCGGGATTCAGCGCTTCTATTGATGTTGGAATCAACATCCCTTTTTTGCGAAATGCAAAACCAGCGCCAAGGTTGAACACGCGCTTTAATCCCAGGTAATTACCTGTTTCATAGGGTATTTTATGCAACTCTTTATCCAGGAATTGCCATTTGTAGTACCCTTGTAATAGCTTGCTTTTGGCGCTGGGATTGAAGTAGGCCACCTTGATTTGGGCATTACCAGCCGGCGCATTCAACATACCTCCGGCTGGAGAACCATTTCCCGTATTGGCTGCTGCGGTAGAAAACGTGGGGGTGAAGGGATCGTTGAGTGACAAGCGATAGTCAAATCGCCCTAACTCACCCTTGATGTAGACACCCAACATGCGATTGTTTCGATCCAGTTGGTTGATAAAAGGAAATTGAAATTTCGGTATGTCAAGATTCACCATGGTCCCGATGGCCTCCAAATTCAGGCGGGAGAACCCGGTCCATTGATGAAGGCCAGCGCCTAAATAAAATTTATTGGAAAACTTGTATTCCCCATAGGCGTCGGCAAATCCAAGGTTAAGGTTGGTTTGAAAGGCCGAAGATGAAGCATTTGCAGTACTACCTAAGCCCGTTACGAACAACAGTCGGGGATGCAACTGGAACAAGGAAACCGCCACAAGCCTGCGAATGGTAAAATCAGCATAATGG
It contains:
- a CDS encoding T9SS type A sorting domain-containing protein, with protein sequence MCQTGATTSIQATQVVAATVPTGFQVLYVLTKGDSLVIQGVSRFPYFRVTPDANYTIHTLVYNPSTLDLSIVQPGVTTGFDVNGLLVQGGGNICAALDVAGAKFSFSACEEPCFASAGTLRPETRACLDGDTLTLRATVATAPVVPDSFQVVYVLTRGDSLVIINAGAKPEFKVTAPGLYTIHTLIYNPTTLNLGIVQLGVTTGVAVNGLLRQGGGNICAALDVAGAKFNVEICPCTANAGTLRPLTDGCLQSGSANLRAIQGSRPIVPAGYQIAYVLTRSDSLVIVGAGASPNFTVNAAGKYTIHTLVYNPATLDLGIVQLGVTTGFDVNGLLRQGGGSICASLDVAGAKFDVSTAICCKASAGTLNPLGSSACLQNGQAVLAASIRQLPTVPTGYRLLYVLTSGNNLVIQQVNNLPLFTVRDTGRFTIHTLVYNPATLDLGIVKFGQTTGVDVNGLLIQGGGAICAALDVAGAPFSVKNCPCQVNTGRIVPQPNTCLSGIRPVRLKASILHQPSGPRGYRSLWVLTEGDSLVIRAVNTNGPEFFVNREGKYRIHTLTYNPATLDLSIVKLGQTTGFDVNGLLVQGGGSICAGLDVAGAAFEVKRCGSNAVSALQSSAVFPNPTKDLLNVQLGNNLGTGKITLEVLDLNGKITQRQNLDEGSTQAEVEVGTLPSGLYYLRIYTEGQAGEMLKFSKQ
- a CDS encoding IS630 family transposase, with product MIPAESSAAFVYQMEKVLDVYERPYDADFPVVCMDESPKQIIDYKQITISDGSRLQDSEYVRLGVAELFVAFEPLAGHREMTIEDDHTTTTWVNFMAAQMDTQYQEAKKVTWVMDNFVTHKPENFYKVFPPAQAKAYVDRMDFVYTPKHGSWLNMAEIQFALVGRDALDKPFKSKKEVEGAVKIWEIAQNQLRKGANWQFTTEKARIKLKKLYPTI
- a CDS encoding helix-turn-helix domain-containing protein, which gives rise to MKARYRIHLSKKERETLLDWIKTGKRKAQHIQYCHILLNSDESEGRKPPRMTDVADRYQSTARTVERVKKAFCDEGMSLFEAKERKTRSDKKIDARAEAHLIALLCQSPPNDAPRWKLQMLADCLVELEIVESISKMSISKLLKKMNLSPSKKRNT
- a CDS encoding RNA polymerase sigma factor codes for the protein MKEDTTLKQALQGDINAFQELFIGFQAQLKSYLYRLLANRNDAEDILHDTFIKAFDKLSTFKGESSLKTWVFQIATHLAYNYLQRQKRWTADVSEQAKKLVLENEDLRAKIVQVHESAADARYEMKEHIDTCFTCIGKNLPIENQIAVLLKDLYDFSVAEICIILGKTEGVVKYLLQDGRKIMAEIFDHRCALINKNGVCHQCSELNGWFNPKQQQQEVLIKNDLVKGSKKYQREELYFLRANLVKAIDPLRSKGAALQEILLHCNSLAMGEASNEG
- a CDS encoding quinone oxidoreductase family protein → MTNKFDQVFISAYGAPEVLTLVEADVPQPKPGEVIIQTEAIGVNYSDTLRRRNQYFMPTPLPYVLGSEAVGEIIAVGEGVAAPYTVGARVLAILPSGGGYAECVTAQAQYCVPIPPQLDAKAATAIFVQGSTAQLMIAQVAKDLKGKSVLINAAAGGVGSLLVQLAKMSDAKVFAASSSDQKLDVAKANGADVLINYSKPNWSLELKNQNDGKGVDLAFEMVGGDVYDETVKSLAPGGQLIIYGCASGIQGTIHPEYFVDENLSQIGFNLAHFITHKTDVWQEALGAVIGMVVQGQLNISTAHTFLLRDAVEAHRQIESRKTTGKVVLIPR
- a CDS encoding retropepsin-like aspartic protease; this encodes MINRLLPLLLLLFWNCGLQSQSSLNKGRVVENTFHDTIPFEFILGKMVVTLEIGDKPRKFILDTGAPCTIFEDLHQEMDAKISHNEKLTDAVGGVVHLGRIKLKSFNLGQVTFRNIPAFVLPEETNKILKCWGVAGIIGSNAFRNCILQIDLQARKLILSNELKKLDLKGHSQTPLALNWKQSNPYIEFSLGKGHRIAALFDTGDESVVCISKEDSAIPLENQVARLINVGEGKMIMSITDSQQAQWFRLFSFDTIGIGNTHLLNANSIPGEEQTDSRIGIGLGEYGIITVDYLHQQFYFQGYEGKTQIEVEQFDIAQGLNIVPKEDHYSIGMIWNNSPAARLGLKNGYKIQRFEGVDFSKRTPELDCELIMGRIYTQKDVINLEYVDEQGKIVAVSIGKE